From Polaribacter butkevichii, a single genomic window includes:
- the pta gene encoding phosphate acetyltransferase produces the protein MSKAIYIAAVESDSGKSLVSLGLLRMMLTKSSKVGYFRPIINEVENSAIDDHTNTAINFFNLDIEYNDCYAYKQNEVVELLSEGKADDVIHNVIKKYKKLEAKFDYVLVEGTDFSGEGGFTELDVNLMIAKNLGIPALIVGSGNGKKKKDFVNTMQLTYKSFIRKEVDVIGIIANKIEANEIDYIQKELQKSFPENLQIDIIPKIDFLAYPTVREVLQALNGKVLFGEQFLDNAIGSYSTGAMQLRNYLTRIRENALVVTPGDRADIILGALQANASTNYPKIAGIVLTGSLIPEESITKLIEGVQSTVPILSVEGGTFGITNKIGAVKSKIYASHDKKILLSLDTFDTYVNAEGLTTTLTSYNSDKLTPSMFQYNLLQKARAYKKHIVLPEGDDERIITAAARLQLLNIVDLTLLGDRNAIQLKCDQIGLQIDLDKINILNPEDSIHNEAFEKTLYEARKHKGMTETTAKDLVSDVSYYGTLMIMNGLADGMVSGAVHTTMHTIKPSLQLIKTKPGVSVVSSVFFMCLSDRVSVMGDCAVNPNPNAEQLAEIAISSAESAEAFGIEAKIAMLSYSSGSSGKGEEVEKVRKATAIVRNLHPELKIEGPIQYDAAVDMSVAKTKMPDSEVAGQASVLIFPDLNTGNNTYKAIQRETGALAIGPMLQGLNKPVNDLSRGCTVEDIFNTVLLTAIQAHQG, from the coding sequence ATGAGTAAAGCTATTTATATTGCCGCAGTAGAATCAGATAGTGGTAAATCATTGGTATCATTAGGTCTGTTAAGAATGATGTTAACCAAATCTTCTAAAGTAGGCTATTTTAGACCTATTATCAACGAAGTTGAAAACAGTGCTATTGATGATCATACCAATACTGCTATTAATTTTTTTAACTTAGATATCGAATACAATGACTGTTATGCATACAAGCAGAACGAGGTTGTAGAACTTTTAAGTGAAGGAAAAGCAGATGATGTAATTCATAATGTTATAAAAAAATATAAAAAACTAGAAGCCAAATTTGATTATGTATTGGTAGAAGGTACTGATTTTTCTGGCGAAGGTGGTTTTACAGAGTTAGATGTAAATTTAATGATTGCCAAAAACTTAGGAATCCCTGCATTAATTGTAGGTTCTGGAAATGGTAAGAAAAAGAAAGATTTTGTAAATACCATGCAACTTACTTATAAATCTTTTATAAGAAAAGAAGTAGATGTTATTGGTATTATTGCTAACAAAATTGAAGCTAACGAAATAGATTATATTCAAAAAGAATTACAAAAAAGTTTTCCAGAAAACTTACAAATAGACATCATTCCTAAAATTGATTTTTTAGCGTATCCAACTGTAAGAGAAGTTTTACAAGCTTTAAATGGTAAAGTATTATTTGGAGAACAATTTTTAGACAATGCTATTGGTAGTTACAGTACTGGTGCTATGCAATTGCGCAACTATTTAACCAGAATTAGAGAAAATGCATTAGTAGTTACTCCTGGCGATAGAGCCGATATTATTTTAGGTGCTTTACAAGCAAATGCCTCTACAAATTACCCAAAGATTGCTGGTATTGTTTTAACCGGTTCATTAATCCCAGAAGAATCTATTACCAAATTAATTGAAGGTGTTCAATCTACAGTGCCAATTCTATCTGTAGAAGGTGGTACCTTTGGAATTACCAATAAAATTGGAGCTGTAAAATCTAAAATTTATGCTTCACACGACAAAAAAATATTATTATCATTAGATACTTTTGATACTTACGTAAACGCAGAAGGGTTAACAACCACACTTACCTCATACAATTCTGATAAGTTAACACCAAGTATGTTTCAATACAATTTATTGCAAAAAGCAAGAGCTTATAAAAAACATATTGTTTTACCAGAAGGTGATGATGAAAGAATTATTACTGCTGCAGCTCGATTACAATTATTAAATATTGTTGATTTAACTTTATTAGGAGATAGAAATGCTATTCAGTTAAAATGCGATCAAATTGGGTTACAAATAGATTTAGATAAAATAAATATTTTAAACCCAGAAGATTCCATTCATAATGAAGCTTTTGAAAAAACATTATACGAAGCTCGTAAACATAAAGGAATGACAGAAACTACTGCTAAAGATTTAGTAAGTGATGTTTCTTATTACGGAACTTTAATGATTATGAACGGATTGGCAGACGGTATGGTTTCTGGTGCAGTACATACAACTATGCACACTATAAAACCTTCTTTACAATTAATTAAAACCAAACCTGGAGTTTCTGTAGTATCTTCTGTATTTTTTATGTGTTTATCAGACCGAGTTTCTGTAATGGGAGATTGTGCTGTAAACCCAAACCCTAATGCAGAACAATTAGCAGAAATTGCCATTTCTTCGGCAGAATCTGCAGAAGCGTTTGGTATAGAAGCTAAAATTGCCATGTTGTCTTATTCTTCTGGAAGCTCTGGAAAAGGTGAAGAGGTAGAAAAAGTAAGAAAAGCAACTGCAATTGTTAGAAATTTACATCCAGAATTAAAAATTGAAGGTCCAATTCAATATGATGCTGCCGTAGACATGTCTGTAGCAAAAACAAAAATGCCAGATTCTGAAGTAGCAGGACAAGCATCTGTTTTAATTTTCCCAGATTTAAATACAGGAAACAACACTTACAAAGCCATACAAAGAGAAACAGGAGCTTTAGCAATTGGCCCAATGTTACAAGGCTTAAACAAACCGGTAAACGATTTAAGTAGAGGTTGTACAGTAGAAGATATATTTAACACTGTTTTATTAACAGCAATACAAGCACACCAAGGATAA
- a CDS encoding OmpA family protein: protein MKKTTNLLVAFLMIFAFTQNSEAQIWKRLKKKAEEALVKGAEKKIDQTINGDEDEDEPSSNDSKSIDDEEFANNDTPNLWRNFRFVPGENVVFYDDLTTEEVGEFPARWDLVKGSAEVAELDGEKVIIFMAEAGNTITPLIKSTDYLGNEFTIEYDILVPNFRQEKIWWMEHNIFFNPKFYNKDVHIELREQIGKLNGWASNTKFKIEDLPIGAQNDWHHISISYYHGKYKMYYDSKRIANIPRFDVTPTVFGINLSCHSNSKKAHPYLALKNVRIAHGGGEMYKKIIADGKYVTNGIIFDSGKTEIKKPSLGIINKIVKILKDNSDWTFNIVGYTDNDGDDDLNLKLSEERANAVKQAIVEQGISTDRLTVTGKGKADPLNNNSSPEEKANNRRVAFIKK, encoded by the coding sequence ATGAAAAAAACCACAAACTTACTTGTAGCATTTTTAATGATTTTTGCTTTTACACAAAATAGTGAAGCTCAAATATGGAAAAGACTTAAAAAGAAGGCCGAAGAAGCTCTTGTAAAAGGAGCCGAAAAAAAGATTGACCAAACCATTAACGGAGACGAAGATGAAGATGAACCATCAAGTAATGATTCTAAAAGCATTGATGATGAAGAATTTGCCAATAACGATACGCCTAACTTATGGCGAAATTTTCGTTTTGTACCCGGAGAAAATGTAGTCTTTTATGATGATTTAACAACAGAAGAAGTTGGCGAATTTCCTGCTCGTTGGGATCTTGTTAAAGGTAGCGCAGAGGTTGCAGAACTAGATGGGGAAAAAGTAATCATATTTATGGCTGAAGCTGGAAATACAATTACGCCTTTAATTAAAAGCACAGACTATTTAGGAAATGAATTTACTATAGAATACGATATTTTAGTTCCTAATTTTAGACAAGAAAAAATTTGGTGGATGGAACATAATATTTTCTTTAATCCTAAATTTTATAACAAAGATGTTCATATTGAACTTAGAGAACAAATAGGTAAATTAAATGGTTGGGCATCTAATACTAAATTTAAAATAGAAGATCTACCTATTGGAGCACAAAACGATTGGCATCATATATCAATTTCTTATTATCACGGAAAATACAAAATGTATTACGATTCTAAAAGAATTGCCAACATACCAAGATTTGATGTTACACCTACAGTATTTGGTATCAATTTAAGCTGTCATTCTAATAGTAAAAAAGCACATCCATATTTAGCTTTAAAAAATGTTAGAATTGCTCATGGAGGCGGAGAAATGTATAAAAAAATTATTGCTGACGGAAAATACGTAACCAACGGAATTATTTTTGACAGTGGAAAAACTGAAATTAAAAAACCTTCTTTAGGGATTATCAATAAAATTGTTAAAATATTAAAAGACAACTCAGATTGGACCTTTAATATTGTTGGCTATACAGATAATGATGGAGATGATGATCTTAATTTAAAATTATCAGAAGAAAGAGCAAATGCAGTAAAACAAGCAATTGTAGAGCAAGGTATAAGCACAGATCGTTTAACGGTAACAGGTAAAGGAAAAGCAGATCCTTTAAATAACAATAGCTCTCCAGAAGAAAAAGCAAATAATAGACGTGTAGCTTTTATAAAAAAATAA
- a CDS encoding acyl-CoA carboxylase subunit beta, with the protein MDLNFNKNEDYNKLLASDLKRRFAKVKLGGGQKRIDKLHQKGKMTARERVDYLLDNNAKSIEIGAFAGEDMYAEHGGCPSGGVVVKIGYIKGKQCIVVANDATVKAGAWFPITGKKNLRAQEISIENKLPIIYLVDSAGVYLPLQDEIFPDKEHFGRIFRNNAIMSSMGITQISAVMGSCVAGGAYLPIMSDEALIVDKTASIFLAGSYLVKAAIGESIDNETLGGATTHCEISGVTDYKAKDDKDALDKIKFIVDKIGDYDKAGYSKTEAFPPKENEDDIFGILPRERNAQYDMLEIIKRLVDNSEFEQYKEGYGKTILTGYARIDGWAVGIVANQRKLVKTKKGEMQFGGVIYNDSADKATRFIANCNQKKIPLVFLQDVTGFMVGSKSEHGGIIKDGAKMVNAVSNSVVPKFTIVIGNSYGAGNYAMCGKAYDPRLIVAWPSAELAVMSGNSAAKVLLQIETASLKKRGEEITPEKEAELFDKIKSRYDKQISPYYAAARIWTDAVINPLKTRDWISMGIEAANHAPIEKQFNMGILQV; encoded by the coding sequence ATGGATTTAAACTTCAATAAAAACGAAGATTACAATAAACTTCTTGCATCAGATTTAAAAAGAAGGTTTGCCAAAGTAAAATTGGGTGGAGGTCAAAAAAGAATTGATAAACTTCACCAAAAAGGTAAAATGACCGCAAGAGAACGTGTTGATTATCTTTTAGACAACAATGCTAAATCTATAGAAATTGGTGCTTTTGCAGGTGAAGATATGTATGCAGAACACGGCGGTTGTCCTTCTGGTGGTGTTGTTGTAAAAATAGGATACATAAAAGGAAAACAATGTATTGTTGTTGCCAATGACGCTACAGTTAAAGCAGGTGCTTGGTTTCCTATAACTGGAAAAAAGAATTTACGAGCACAAGAAATATCTATAGAAAACAAATTACCAATTATTTATTTAGTAGATTCTGCTGGCGTTTATTTGCCTTTGCAGGATGAAATTTTCCCTGATAAAGAACACTTCGGACGTATTTTTAGAAATAATGCCATTATGAGTAGCATGGGCATTACACAAATTTCTGCAGTTATGGGAAGCTGTGTTGCAGGGGGTGCTTACTTACCTATAATGAGTGATGAAGCTTTAATAGTTGATAAAACTGCCAGTATATTTCTTGCCGGAAGTTACCTTGTAAAAGCTGCAATTGGCGAATCTATAGACAATGAAACTTTAGGAGGCGCAACAACACATTGCGAAATTTCTGGAGTTACAGATTATAAAGCTAAAGACGATAAAGACGCATTAGACAAAATAAAATTTATTGTTGATAAAATTGGCGATTATGACAAAGCAGGTTATAGTAAAACCGAAGCTTTTCCGCCAAAAGAAAATGAAGATGATATTTTCGGAATTCTACCTAGAGAAAGAAACGCTCAATATGATATGTTAGAAATCATAAAACGTTTGGTAGACAATTCTGAATTTGAACAATATAAAGAAGGTTACGGAAAAACGATATTAACCGGTTATGCTCGTATTGATGGTTGGGCAGTTGGTATTGTTGCCAATCAACGTAAGTTGGTAAAAACTAAAAAAGGAGAAATGCAATTTGGTGGCGTAATCTATAATGATTCTGCAGATAAAGCTACCCGTTTTATTGCCAATTGTAATCAGAAAAAAATTCCATTGGTTTTTTTACAAGACGTTACTGGTTTTATGGTAGGTTCAAAATCAGAACATGGCGGAATTATAAAAGATGGCGCTAAAATGGTGAATGCTGTCAGTAATTCTGTAGTACCAAAATTCACTATTGTTATTGGAAATTCTTACGGAGCAGGAAATTATGCCATGTGTGGTAAAGCCTACGACCCTAGATTAATTGTTGCGTGGCCTAGTGCAGAACTAGCAGTAATGAGCGGTAATTCTGCTGCAAAAGTATTGCTACAAATAGAAACAGCTTCACTAAAAAAACGAGGAGAAGAAATAACCCCAGAAAAAGAAGCGGAGTTATTCGACAAAATAAAATCGCGTTACGACAAACAAATTTCGCCATATTATGCTGCTGCAAGAATATGGACCGATGCCGTTATCAATCCTCTAAAAACTAGAGATTGGATTTCTATGGGTATTGAAGCAGCAAACCACGCTCCTATTGAAAAACAATTTAATATGGGAATTTTACAAGTATAA